A section of the Coregonus clupeaformis isolate EN_2021a unplaced genomic scaffold, ASM2061545v1 scaf0080, whole genome shotgun sequence genome encodes:
- the gpr142 gene encoding probable G-protein coupled receptor 142 has translation MFDWPNITVPSYSEQGLKPGGEELQRSTCVLGFFPVIYYSALLCVGVPVNILTAVALSRLAARTKKALYVYLLALTGSDILSQLFIIFVGFLLETAVFHREVPTLLLRSVSMAEFAANHASIWATVPLTVDRYVALCHPLLHRQISYPARARRIIAVVFFLALLSGVPFFWWSDMWRVARPPTSLDSALIWTHVTIIYFLPCSIFLVLNLLIIHRLRARQRQVPCQEERGGGGARLAPRRRLGKSTAMLLVITSAFAILWAPRTIVVIYHLYVSSVHKDWRVHLAYDLSNMLAMLNTAVNFFLYCFVSKPFRAAVRDVLLHHQQAPANASTSSLSSRTDKHSHRDSTNPTPLSPRRANKTM, from the exons ATGTTTGACTGGCCCAACATCACAGTGCCCAGCTATTCAGAGCAGGGCCTGAAACCAGGAGGTGAGGAGCTGCAGAGGTCTACATGTGTCCTGGGCTTCTTCCCTGTCATCTATTATAGCGCCCTCCTCTGTGTGGGAGTACCAG TAAACATACTTACTGCGGTGGCTCTATCCCGGCTGGCAGCCCGTACTAAGAAGGCGCTGTATGTGTACCTGCTGGCTCTGACCGGCTCTGACATCCTCTCCCAGCTCTTCATCATCTTTGTGGGCTTTCTGCTAGAAACAGCTGTGTTCCACCGTGAA GTCCCCACCCTCCTGCTGCGCTCGGTTAGCATGGCGGAGTTTGCTGCCAACCACGCCTCCATCTGGGCCACCGTACCTCTAACCGTGGACCGCTACGTGGCGCTGTGCCACCCGCTCCTCCACCGCCAGATCAGCTACCCGGCACGGGCGCGGCGGATCATCGCCGTCGTCTTTTTCTTGGCGCTGTTGTCAGGCGTACCGTTCTTCTGGTGGTCTGACATGTGGCGTGTCGCCCGCCCGCCCACCTCCCTGGACTCCGCCCTCATATGGACGCACGTGACGATAATCTACTTCCTGCCGTGTAGCATCTTCCTGGTTCTGAACTTGCTGATCATTCACCGGCTGCGGGCGCGGCAGAGACAGGTCCCGTGCCAGGAGGagcgtggtggtggtggggccCGGTTGGCCCCGCGGCGGCGTCTGGGTAAGAGCACCGCCATGCTGCTCGTCATCACCTCTGCGTTCGCCATTCTCTGGGCCCCCAGGACTATAGTGGTCATCTATCATCTATATGTGTCATCAGTCCACAAGGACTGGCGGGTCCACCTGGCCTATGATCTGTCTAACATGCTGGCCATGCTCAACACTGCGGTCAACTTCTTCCTCTACTGTTTCGTCAGTAAGCCATTCAGAGCGGCCGTGAGGGATGTTCT CCTCCACCATCAGCAGGCCCCCGCCAACGCCTCTACGTCCTCGCTGTCTAGCAGGACAGATAAACACTCGCACCGAGACTCTACCAACCCCACCCCCCTATCACCCCGCAGGGCTAACAAGACTATGTGA